In Rhodococcus pseudokoreensis, the DNA window GGTGATCCGGTCGCCGTCGAGGGGAACGTTGAGGTCGGAGCGCACCAGCACGGCGCGCCCCTCGACCCCAGCGTTCAGAAGATCGTCGAGAGTCTGAACTGCCACTGTTACCGGACCTTCACTCAGAGAGACTTGGCGACGAGACCGATGAGGTCGGCCAGACGATTGGAGTAACCCCACTCGTTGTCGTACCAGGACACGATCTTGGCCTGATCCTCGATGACCTTGGTGAGACCGGAGTCGAAGATCGAGCTGTGCGGGTCGGTGACGATGTCGGAGGACACGATCGGGGCGTCCGTGTACTTCAGGATGCCCTTGAGCGGGCCCTCGGCGGCGGCCTTCATCGCGGCGTTGATGTCCTCGACGCTGGCCGACTTCCGCAGGTTCGCGGTGAGGTCGGTGACCGAACCCGTGGGGATCGGGACGCGCAGCGCGTAGCCGTCCAGCTTGCCGAGCAGCTGCGGGAGGACCAGGCCGATGGCCTTGGCGGCACCGGTTCCGGTGGGAACCACGTTCAGTGCGGCGGCACGGGCGCGACGCAGGTCGCTGTGCGGGCCGTCCTGCAGGTTCTGGTCCTGGGTGTAGGCGTGGACCGTCGTCATGAGGCCCTTGACGATGCCGAACTCGTCGTCGAGCACCTTGGCGATGGGGCCGAGGCAGTTGGTGGTGCACGAGGCGTTGGAGATGATGTTCTGGCTGCCGTCGTACTTGTCGTCGTTGACGCCCATCACGATGGTGATGTCCTCACCCTTGGCCGGGGCGGAGATGATGACCTTCTTGGCGCCGGCCTCGAGGTGGCCCTTCGCCTTGGCTGCGTCGGTGAAGATGCCGGTGGACTCGACGACGACGTCGACGCCCAGGTCGCCCCAGGGAAGTGCCGCGGGGCCTTCCTTGATGGCGAGAGCCTTGATCTTCTGGCTTCCGACGACGATGGTGTCTTCACCCTCGAGCGAGACGTCGTGCGGGAGACGACCGAGGATCGAGTCGTACTTCAGGAGATGCGCCAGCGAAGCGTTGTCCG includes these proteins:
- the gap gene encoding type I glyceraldehyde-3-phosphate dehydrogenase, coding for MTVRVGVNGFGRIGRNFFRAVDAQKALGTTDIEIVAVNDLTDNASLAHLLKYDSILGRLPHDVSLEGEDTIVVGSQKIKALAIKEGPAALPWGDLGVDVVVESTGIFTDAAKAKGHLEAGAKKVIISAPAKGEDITIVMGVNDDKYDGSQNIISNASCTTNCLGPIAKVLDDEFGIVKGLMTTVHAYTQDQNLQDGPHSDLRRARAAALNVVPTGTGAAKAIGLVLPQLLGKLDGYALRVPIPTGSVTDLTANLRKSASVEDINAAMKAAAEGPLKGILKYTDAPIVSSDIVTDPHSSIFDSGLTKVIEDQAKIVSWYDNEWGYSNRLADLIGLVAKSL